TTAGCAACTTCAGCAGATCTACCAAACATATTAAAATCTAAAAAACAAACTTCATCTTTTTGTTCTCCAGCAGCAGATTTATACTTAAAAGATGTTGCAAGAGCAGATTTTGCAATTGCTGCACCAGATGGTAAATATCTTAATTCAATATCTCTAGTTAGGTTTCCTACCATAATTACTTTATTATACATACTTAAGTCCTTAGTTTATAATTTACTACTTAGCAGCTTTTGCAGCAGCAGCATCACTCATTTTTGTCCATGCAGCAATTTCTTTTTTATTTTCATATTTAATGAAAATGAATCTCATGATATTTTCATTGATTCTATAGTTTCTTTCGATTTCAGCAAGTCCAGCTGGTTCACCTTTGAAATAAATAACGAAGTAGTAACCTCTTTTATTTTTTTCAATTTCGTAAGCTAATTGCTGAGAACCCATATCGTCGCATGCAGCGATTTCTCCACCATTCTTTTCAATTGTTGCTTTAACAGCATCGATTTGTGCTACAGTTTCTTCTTCAGTTAATGTAGGCTTAACAATAAACATTGTTTCGTAATGTTTTAATTTAGACATCTAATTTTCTCCTTATAGATTATGCCGGTATTTTTAGTTTTAACTAATATCAGCAAGGGTACTTTTTTTATAAAGTCATGGATTTTATCCAAATAAAACTGTAAACTTTCTTAGAGTTGCTTGTAAATATAAATTAGTGTTATCAATTTTAGAACTTTTTAATTCTAACTCTAAATTTAAAAGAAACTCTAACATCTCTTGGAACATCTGAGGTTTTATATTAATAGCTAGTTTTGATTTTTTTTCCCAAACAGCTTTAGGAGGAATAAAACCTAAAATTTCTTTTGGATTAGGAGCTCCATATGCTCTTGCATATGATGCTATCAAAAACAATTGCTGTACAAATGATGTAACTTGAGTAACTAAAAACACTTCATTTACACCCTCTTCTAGTAATAAGTTCAAATCATTACTTATATCTTTTCCTGATAATAAATTATGTAAGAAATCTTCAAAAGAGACTATTCCTATTCCAAAACAATGCGTATTTATTATATTAGATGTTATCTTTTCTTCTAAAATTGCAAGTTTTGATAAATCATTTATACATAATGATAAATCATTTTTATGCATAAAGTATAAGTGATTTAATGCAGACATTTCATAATTTATATTATGTTTTTTTGCTTCATTTTCTAAAAGTCTTACTGCTTCATTGTCATTTGGAGCAAACATTCTTACAACTGCAGAGTTTGTTTTAGCTGTAAAACTCTTTTCCATAGTTTTAAAATCACCATCTCCCATACATGAAAAAATAACTGTGCTATCCATGTTTGTATTGCAAGCATCGATTAAAGCATCAACTTCTTTTTTTGGAAGTTTTTTCTCGCACTTTATTAATAGAATATTATTAGATGAGAATAGTGAAGATTGAAGAAGTTTATCTTTTGCATATTTAAAATCATATTCATCAAAATATAATTTTTCAATCTCATCAGCCAAACCAAGTGAAGTAGCAACAATATTAGTGTAAAGTTCAACTAAATATGTTGACTGTCCATAAAACATGTAGGCATTAAATTTCTTATTTTGTCTTAAATGATTATCAAATTCGTTTTTATACATAGGATATATCTTATCCTAAGTTATCTTTTAATATTATTCATAATCTAACAAAAGGTTTATAATGTATAAAATAGAACTACCACTATTAGGTTTTGAAAATATTAAAGAATTAAATATAAAAACTATTGATAATAATTTTTCCACTTTAATTTTAAATGAAAATAAAAAACTAAATATAAACATTGTAGATATATCTTATTTTAAAAAAATGAATTTTAATTTTAATATTGATGATGAAGTATTAAAAAAACTACATATACATGAACAAAAAGATTTTAAAATATACTTTTGTGTTGTAATGCAAAATCCAATTGAAGACTCAATTGTAAATTTAGCAGCACCTATTTTAATAAATGAAAAACATAAATTAATAGGTCAATATGTTATTAAAAATAAAATACCTAAGTTACTTACAACTTTAAAAGATAACATACTTTAAACATTAATATTTTTAACTTCTAAAACTCAACACTACACAAACAATAAACGAACTCTTTACGCAAGATACACATAAAAAATCTATAATACACTTATCAAACAAACGAAAATAAAAAATTAATATTTAAAAGGATTTTAAAATGAAAAAATTATCAACAACTATTATAGGATTAAGTTTATTAGCAGGAAGTGCATTATCAGCACAAGATACATTTGCAAGTTTTTACCCAGTTGAGAACGATGACACTCCAAGTTATCTTTCTTCAGTTCAAGATGATTCAAAAGCTTATCAAACTTTAGCAGTAGCAACTAGTGATAACAAAGTATTTGCATCTTTTTATCCACTAGAAAATAGTGATACACCAGATTATTTAAGTTTTAACAATACACAAACATCAGCAGCAAGTACTAATATTTTAGCAGCATCTGCTATTAGTCATTGTACACTAGCTTCTTTCTATCCAGAAGAAGATACTGATACTAGACTTCATACTTCTTGTTAATATTTTAACAAGAAACCCCTCTCCTTAATTTAAGAAGCTAGCAATTTATTTTGTTAGCTTTTTTAATATTTAACCGAACATATTACTTGTTTAGTAATAATATCAACCTCTTTAATTTTTACTCTTAATTTTGTGAAAAGTTTCTGACCTTTCATATTATCAATAGTCACTTTTAATCCAGAAATAGTATCATATGAAACTGCCCTATTTCTATCAGTATCTACTATTTTTACTTTTATTTCACTTCCAATATTATCATTTGCCCAACGTGCATATTTTCTATCTTCATAATCCCAAACTAATTGAGCTACTTTTCTTTCATTTAAAGAGATATGCTCACAAATTTCATCAATATTTTTTGGAGTTTGCTTTGATTTTAAAATTCTATGTAAAACTAAATCCGAATATCTTCTAATTGGAGATGTAAAGTGAGAATATGAAGAAAAACCTAAACCAAAGTGACCTAGATTTTTTGAGCTATATTTTGCTTGAGTTTGTGATTGAATAATAAGTTCATCAATCTCTTCACTCATCATTGAAGCTTTTGCTTTTTTCTGAATATGTGTAATTGTATCATGAACATCATTTTGTACTTTTACTTTTACACCTAAAATATTTACATCATCAACTAATCTTGAAATTGCTTTTAAAGATGGCTCTTCATGAATTCTATAAATTCCTACATTATTAACTTTTTTACTAGCTTCAATATTTGCTAAAAGCATACACTCCTCGATTAATTGATGAGAAGCAGTTGAACTTTCACTATCAACTGATACGATTTTGAAGTTTTTAAGTTTTTGTCGCAATTCTGTAGTTCTAAAGTCATAACCATTTTCTAATCTTTTAGCTCTAAAGTTTTTAGTAATTTCATATAAAGGTAATATATAATCAAATATTGTTTTATCTACATCTCCATATTGATCCAATTTACCTTCAAGAACTCTATCTATTCTTCCATAGGAATATTTTCTATGTGAATTTATAATAGCTTCAAAAAGTTGTGATTTTTTAGCACATTTATTTTTTAAATCTAATTGGATTTTAAAAACATAAGAGTATCTGTCAACTCCTTCTTTTAGTGAACACATCTCTTCACTTAATTCATTTGGAAGCATTGGTAAAACTTTTCCTGGCAAATAAATTGAAGTTGATTTTAAAAATGCTAATTTATCTAAAGCACTTCCCTCTTTTACAAAATAAGAAACATCAGCAATTGCTACATATAAAACTTCTTCATCTTTATCATAATAAATAGCATCATCGTGATCTTTTGCAGAATTTGGGTCAATTGTACAAAAAGGTAAATGTGTTAAATCAACTCTTTGATTTTCATCATTCATTTTTGCGTCAACTTCTAAAGGTTTTTGTGTTCTTATTACTTCATTATATAAATGTAAAGAGATAAGTTCATCTATTTTTGGATCAGCAATATTTCCTAAACTTTTTATTAGTTCAATAGATTTATTATCAACTAATAAAACCTCACCTTCTTCATATGAAGATGCACCTTTATTTTCTAATTTGATATTTTCTTTTACAGTATAAAAAGATTTCTCTTTTATATAAACTAAAATATCATTTTTCTTTCCATCTAAAACTTCAATGATATTAGCTTTTACTCTTGACCTTGGATTAAAAACTCTTTTTGCTAATACTAAGTCACCATTATAAGCTCCATTTAATTGATCAAACTCTATTTTTATGTTTTTATGTTCACTTATTAAATCTTCAAGTATTACTAAGTTTTTTCCAACATTAACAATTGCGACTTTATATTTTGAATTAAGTTCATAAGTTTCATCATCTAATTTAATGACAATACCTTTTTTAATAAACTTTTCTATTTCGATTAATTCAGTTTTATTATATGTCTTATCTGCACTTTGTATCTTTTTAAAAAGCTCTTTTAGCAAGTTAATTCCTTGTTTATATATAATGTAATCCTATCTAAAATATCTTGAGTATTACTATTTTTTATCTTTAGTTACTATGTTTTTAGCTTTTTTTGGGTATAATCTCTAAAATTTTACTAGAGGGACATAATAATGGCATTAGACGTATACTATGATAAAGATTGTAATATTGATTTAGTTAAATCAAAAAAAGTAGCAATGATTGGTTTTGGATCACAAGGTCACGCACACGCAGAAAACTTAAGAGATTCTGGAGTTGAAGTTGTTGTTGGTTTAAGAAAAAATGGAGCTTCATGGGCTAAAGCTGAAGCTAAAGGTTTTGAAGTTAAAACTGTTGCAGAAGCAACTGCTATTTCTGATATCGTAATGATTTTATTACCAGATGAAAATCAAGCTGATATTTACAAAAATGAAATCGAAGCTAACTTAAAAGATGGTGCTACTGTAGCATTTGGACATGGTTTTAATATCCATTATGGAAGAATTGCACCTGCAAAAAACATCAATGTAATGATGGTAGCTCCAAAAGCTCCAGGTCATACTGTAAGATCTGAATTTGTTAAAGGTGGAGGAATTCCAGATTTAATTGCAATTCACCAAGATGCAAGTGGAACAACTAAAGAATTAGCATTATCTTATGCTTCAGCAATTGGTGGTGGTAGAACTGCAATTATTGAAACAACTTTCAAAGATGAAACTGAAACTGATTTATTCGGAGAGCAAGCTGTATTATGTGGTGGTGCTACTGCATTAGTTCAAGCAGGTTTTGAAACATTAACTGAAGCTGGATATGATCCACAAATGGCATACTTCGAATGTTTACATGAGTTAAAATTAATCGTTGACTTAATGTTTGAAGGTGGAATCGCTGATATGAGATATTCAATTTCAAATACTGCTGAATACGGTGATTATATTGCTGGTAAAAGAATCATCAATGATGAGTCAAAAGCAGCTATGAGAGAATTATTAAAAGAAATTCAAGATGGTAGATTTGCAAAAGACTTTATCTTAGAAGGTCAAGCAGGATACCCAAGAATGAATGCTGAAAGAAATAATCAAAGAGAAACACTAATTGAAAAAACTGGTGTTGAACTTAGAGAAATGATGCCTTGGATTGCAGCGAATAAAATCGTTCAACAAGACAAAAACTAATAAAAGAATTAAGGAAGATTTTCTTCCTTGATTTATAACTTACTATGAGTAATAAAAAAACTAAACGAAAAACTAAAAAATCATCACAAGTTTCAAAATCTAAATTAGCAAAGATTTTCCTACTAATATTTTTATTTGCATTTATAGCTAGTGGCTTAAGCTATTTTATAATGAAAAATGAGAATTCAAATAAAACTATTAATAATGACATTCTAAAATCAGAAAAAAAAGAAATTACTGAACTCAAAAAATTCCAAAATGAAAAACTAGATGAATATTTTGATAAGCTTGAAACACCAAAAGAAAAATTTGAAGAATTAACAGAAGAGTTAAAAAAAGATTACGATCAACATGAAAAAGAAGATCATCAAACAGTAAAAGAAAATAAAGAACCTAAAAAAGTAGTAAAAAAAGAAACACCTAAAAAAGAACCCTCACCAAAAGAAAACCAAGTAATAAAAAAAGAACCTGTAAAACAAAAACCTAAATCTACTGTAAAAACTAAAAAAGAAACTTATCATTATAACAAAAAGAATAAAGCAAAAATTGCTATTGTAATTGATGATGTAAGTAGTAGCAAACAGAAGAAAGCAATTTTAGATATTGGTTACGATGTTACAATGGCTTTTCTTCCCCCTCAAAAAGGTCATATAAATTCTGCAAAAATAGCACAAGACCAAAAAGTACATATGATACATTTTCCAATGCAAGCAGGACCTGGATTTAAATCAACAGAAAAAATCACTTTAACAATAAATGATTCTTATGCAAAAATTGAAGGAATTGTGAAAAACTTACGAAAATGGTATCCAAATGCTGTATATACAAATAATCATACAGGTTCAGTATTTACCCAAAATGATGCTGCTATGGACAAACTATTTCGTGCATTAAAAAAATACAACTTTATTTTTGTGGATAGTAGAACAAGTGCTAAATCAGTTGCAAAAAAATATGCTTTAAAATATGGTATGCCTTATATCGTAAGAAATACTTTTTTAGACAATAAAAAAGATTATGATTACATTCAAAATCAACTTAAAAAAGCAATAAAAATTGCTAAAAAAAGAGGCTATGCAATTGCAATTGGTCATCCTCATTCAATGACTATAAAAGTTTTAAGAGAATCAAAACATTTATTAAAAGATGTTGAACCTATATTTATAAATAAACTTCCATATCTTTAAGCTTTAAAATATATAACTAATAATATTATTAAATAAAATATTATTAGGCTATTTATGATTAATCAAATTTCATTTAATATTCCCGAATTAGAAAATATGAAAAAATATCCAAGTGAACTTTTTTATATTGGAAATACAAATCTTTTAAAAAAGAAAAAAATATCTATAATAGGTACTAGAAGACCCTCAACTTACACAAAAGAGTTTACTCATAAACTTGCATCAAAATTATCAAGCTTTGATATTTGTATAGTTAGTGGTGCTGCTATGGGTGTTGATGCTATTTCTCATATTGCAGCAGGTTATGATAATACAATTGCTGTTGTTGCAAATGGCTTAGATATACGTTATCCAAGTGTAAATAAAAACTTAATCTCAGGAATCGAGCAAAAAGGATTAATGCTTTCAGCTTATAAAACAGGTGAAAAAGCACGTAACTATACTTTTGTTTTAAGGAATGAAATAGTCGTAGCTTTAGGAGATATTTTAATAGTAACCCAAGCTGATATTAAATCAGGAAGTTTAACTTCTGTTAATTATGCTCTTAAAATGGGGAAGAAAGTATATACTTTATCTCATAGAATTAATGAAAGTTTAGGAACACAAGAACTTGTAAAAAAAGGCTTAGTTGAAGTTATTTATGACATTGATGAATTTCTACAAACTATTACGAATAAACTTCCATCATTAAAACAAAATGATGAAATACTTCACTTTTGTGATACAAATCCAAGTTATGAAGAAGCTATAAGTAAGTTTGGTGATGCAATATTAGAATATGAACTTGAAGGTAAAATAAGAATTGAAAATGCAAAAGTGTCAATAATATGATTTTTTATAAAAAATAGTTATAATCAAATACTATATTACAGAGGCAGCTTATGAAAAGAAGAATTTATTTCTATTATCTTATATTTAATATAATCGTTGTTTCTTTCTTTTCTATTTATTTATACGCTTCTTATATTCAAAAAAAGTCTCTTGTAACTGAACAAACAAAATTAACAAGTCTTCTAATAAGTGAATGGATAAAAGGCTCATTTTTAGCATCTGATTATGTACTAAGAGATATTATTGATAAGGTTCCTGTTTCTGCATTAAAATATCCAGCAAGTAATCTTGTTGAGCATGATAGAATATCAAAACTTATAGTTAAAAAAAGTCAGACTTTAGCTCATTCAAATGGTGTAGGACTTAATGATGAGAACTGCATTATTACACACACTCCATCAATTGTAGGTTTTGATGCTAGTAAACGTGAATGGTGTTATAAACCTATGAGTAATCCTAAATTTGAAACTTATGTTTCTAATATGTTCATGAGTAATATCAATGAAATGATGGTTATTCAAGTACGTAAATTTCCAGACAATAAAGGCTTAGCTGGTATTGGTGTTAATTTATCATTCTTTTCACAATGGGTAGAAAAAGTTAAGTTAGGTAGAAATGGAATAATCAGTATAGTTGATAGTAATTTAAATCTTTTAGCTAGACAACCTTTAATCTTAGAAGCTTTAGGAAAAGAAGTAAAATCATCAATTGTAAAAAATTTTATCACTTCAAATGAAAAAAGTATGATATATTCAAATGCATCACCCCTTGATAATAAAGAAAGATTATATAGCGTTAGAAAAGTTGAAAACCTTCCTTTTATAGTTGTTGTAGGTGAAGCAAATGAAGATTGGCTTGATAACTGGCATATGCAAGTATTTATTTCTATATTAATTACTCTTTTATTATGGGTAATGGCTTGGATAATCTTACGTCATTATTCACATATCTTAAGTCAAAAGAGTGAACTTGAAAGAATTTCAATAACAGACCAACTAACTAAATTATACAATCGGCACAAGCTAAATGACGTCCTTCAAAGTGAGTTTAATCGTGCCCAAAGAATTGATTATTCATTTACTGTAATAATCATAGATATAGATGATTTTAAACTTATAAATGATACTTATGGCCATAATGCTGGAGATAATATTCTTAAAGAATTAGCACAATTACTTAAAGATAATATCAGGATTACAGATACTTTAGGAAGATGGGGAGGAGAAGAATTCTTAATTATTATTCCACAAGGTGAAAATAAAAATGAAGAAATTCTAGCTCAAAAACTTAGAAGTAAAATTGAAAAGCATTCGTTTTCTAATGTTCCAAAACTTACAGCAAGTTTTGGAATTTCACAATACAAAAAAGGTTATAGTATAAATGATCTAATTAAAAATGCAGATGATGCACTTTATGAAGCCAAAGGAAATGGTAGAAATCAAGTTAGAATAAAAAACATCTAATTTTTAAACCTTTTACGACTTTTAACTTTCAATAATATTAAATATCCAAGTACTCCAGAAAGAACAGAACCTATTAAAATAGCTAGTTTATCAGTATATGAAAACATAGCCGAGTCTTGAAAAGCTAGTGAATCTATAAATAAACTCATCGTAAATCCAATTCCTGTTAAAACACTAACTCCATAAATTTGTGCCCAAGTAGTACCTTTTGGCAAAGACGCAAATTTAAATTTAACAGCTAAGTAAACAAAGAAAAATACTCCTAATTGCTTACCAATAAAAAGACCAAAAATAATTCCAAGAGATACAGGGTTTATAATTAAATCCAAAGATAATGATCTTAAATCAATTCCTGCATTTACAAAAGCAAATATAGGTAAAATATAAAAAGCAACCCAAAAATGTATATAATGCTGTAAACTTTTTACAGGAGAAATTCTTTTTCTTTTCTCATTTATAGCATTTAGTGGAATTGTAAAAGCTAGAATAATACCAGCTAATGTTGCATGAACACCTGATTTTAAAACAAAAACCCATAAAATTACTCCAACAAAAGCATAAGTACTAACTAATGTAATTTGCATTTTATTCATAGTAATTAAAACAATAATACAAACTAGTGCCATAAGTAAAGACATAGTAGAAACATCTGAAGTATAAAAGAATGCGATAATTAAAATAGCACCTAAATCATCAAAAATTGCTAGTGCCATTAGAAATATTTTAAGTGAAACAGGAACTCTTTTTCCTAAAAGTGATAAAATTCCCAAAGCAAAGGCAATATCAGTAGCAGTTGGAATTGCCCAACCTCTTAATGCAAACTCATTATCATAATTAAAAGCAACATAGATTAAAGCAGGGACTAGCATTCCTCCAATAGCAGCAATACCAGGAAGTGCGATTTTAGA
This sequence is a window from Poseidonibacter parvus. Protein-coding genes within it:
- the nhaA gene encoding Na+/H+ antiporter NhaA — protein: MKVLVRKFLQKESTAGIILMLVTLLALIFSNTFLSEFYNNFLHTPIEFKIGTILDISKPLILWVNDGLMAIFFLLIGLEIKRELILGHLSSLSKIALPGIAAIGGMLVPALIYVAFNYDNEFALRGWAIPTATDIAFALGILSLLGKRVPVSLKIFLMALAIFDDLGAILIIAFFYTSDVSTMSLLMALVCIIVLITMNKMQITLVSTYAFVGVILWVFVLKSGVHATLAGIILAFTIPLNAINEKRKRISPVKSLQHYIHFWVAFYILPIFAFVNAGIDLRSLSLDLIINPVSLGIIFGLFIGKQLGVFFFVYLAVKFKFASLPKGTTWAQIYGVSVLTGIGFTMSLFIDSLAFQDSAMFSYTDKLAILIGSVLSGVLGYLILLKVKSRKRFKN
- a CDS encoding RNB domain-containing ribonuclease — its product is MLKELFKKIQSADKTYNKTELIEIEKFIKKGIVIKLDDETYELNSKYKVAIVNVGKNLVILEDLISEHKNIKIEFDQLNGAYNGDLVLAKRVFNPRSRVKANIIEVLDGKKNDILVYIKEKSFYTVKENIKLENKGASSYEEGEVLLVDNKSIELIKSLGNIADPKIDELISLHLYNEVIRTQKPLEVDAKMNDENQRVDLTHLPFCTIDPNSAKDHDDAIYYDKDEEVLYVAIADVSYFVKEGSALDKLAFLKSTSIYLPGKVLPMLPNELSEEMCSLKEGVDRYSYVFKIQLDLKNKCAKKSQLFEAIINSHRKYSYGRIDRVLEGKLDQYGDVDKTIFDYILPLYEITKNFRAKRLENGYDFRTTELRQKLKNFKIVSVDSESSTASHQLIEECMLLANIEASKKVNNVGIYRIHEEPSLKAISRLVDDVNILGVKVKVQNDVHDTITHIQKKAKASMMSEEIDELIIQSQTQAKYSSKNLGHFGLGFSSYSHFTSPIRRYSDLVLHRILKSKQTPKNIDEICEHISLNERKVAQLVWDYEDRKYARWANDNIGSEIKVKIVDTDRNRAVSYDTISGLKVTIDNMKGQKLFTKLRVKIKEVDIITKQVICSVKY
- a CDS encoding DNA-processing protein DprA: MINQISFNIPELENMKKYPSELFYIGNTNLLKKKKISIIGTRRPSTYTKEFTHKLASKLSSFDICIVSGAAMGVDAISHIAAGYDNTIAVVANGLDIRYPSVNKNLISGIEQKGLMLSAYKTGEKARNYTFVLRNEIVVALGDILIVTQADIKSGSLTSVNYALKMGKKVYTLSHRINESLGTQELVKKGLVEVIYDIDEFLQTITNKLPSLKQNDEILHFCDTNPSYEEAISKFGDAILEYELEGKIRIENAKVSII
- the holA gene encoding DNA polymerase III subunit delta, producing MYKNEFDNHLRQNKKFNAYMFYGQSTYLVELYTNIVATSLGLADEIEKLYFDEYDFKYAKDKLLQSSLFSSNNILLIKCEKKLPKKEVDALIDACNTNMDSTVIFSCMGDGDFKTMEKSFTAKTNSAVVRMFAPNDNEAVRLLENEAKKHNINYEMSALNHLYFMHKNDLSLCINDLSKLAILEEKITSNIINTHCFGIGIVSFEDFLHNLLSGKDISNDLNLLLEEGVNEVFLVTQVTSFVQQLFLIASYARAYGAPNPKEILGFIPPKAVWEKKSKLAINIKPQMFQEMLEFLLNLELELKSSKIDNTNLYLQATLRKFTVLFG
- a CDS encoding sensor domain-containing diguanylate cyclase, giving the protein MKRRIYFYYLIFNIIVVSFFSIYLYASYIQKKSLVTEQTKLTSLLISEWIKGSFLASDYVLRDIIDKVPVSALKYPASNLVEHDRISKLIVKKSQTLAHSNGVGLNDENCIITHTPSIVGFDASKREWCYKPMSNPKFETYVSNMFMSNINEMMVIQVRKFPDNKGLAGIGVNLSFFSQWVEKVKLGRNGIISIVDSNLNLLARQPLILEALGKEVKSSIVKNFITSNEKSMIYSNASPLDNKERLYSVRKVENLPFIVVVGEANEDWLDNWHMQVFISILITLLLWVMAWIILRHYSHILSQKSELERISITDQLTKLYNRHKLNDVLQSEFNRAQRIDYSFTVIIIDIDDFKLINDTYGHNAGDNILKELAQLLKDNIRITDTLGRWGGEEFLIIIPQGENKNEEILAQKLRSKIEKHSFSNVPKLTASFGISQYKKGYSINDLIKNADDALYEAKGNGRNQVRIKNI
- the rpsF gene encoding 30S ribosomal protein S6, which produces MSKLKHYETMFIVKPTLTEEETVAQIDAVKATIEKNGGEIAACDDMGSQQLAYEIEKNKRGYYFVIYFKGEPAGLAEIERNYRINENIMRFIFIKYENKKEIAAWTKMSDAAAAKAAK
- a CDS encoding divergent polysaccharide deacetylase family protein gives rise to the protein MSNKKTKRKTKKSSQVSKSKLAKIFLLIFLFAFIASGLSYFIMKNENSNKTINNDILKSEKKEITELKKFQNEKLDEYFDKLETPKEKFEELTEELKKDYDQHEKEDHQTVKENKEPKKVVKKETPKKEPSPKENQVIKKEPVKQKPKSTVKTKKETYHYNKKNKAKIAIVIDDVSSSKQKKAILDIGYDVTMAFLPPQKGHINSAKIAQDQKVHMIHFPMQAGPGFKSTEKITLTINDSYAKIEGIVKNLRKWYPNAVYTNNHTGSVFTQNDAAMDKLFRALKKYNFIFVDSRTSAKSVAKKYALKYGMPYIVRNTFLDNKKDYDYIQNQLKKAIKIAKKRGYAIAIGHPHSMTIKVLRESKHLLKDVEPIFINKLPYL
- a CDS encoding flagellar assembly protein FliW produces the protein MYKIELPLLGFENIKELNIKTIDNNFSTLILNENKKLNINIVDISYFKKMNFNFNIDDEVLKKLHIHEQKDFKIYFCVVMQNPIEDSIVNLAAPILINEKHKLIGQYVIKNKIPKLLTTLKDNIL
- the ilvC gene encoding ketol-acid reductoisomerase; protein product: MALDVYYDKDCNIDLVKSKKVAMIGFGSQGHAHAENLRDSGVEVVVGLRKNGASWAKAEAKGFEVKTVAEATAISDIVMILLPDENQADIYKNEIEANLKDGATVAFGHGFNIHYGRIAPAKNINVMMVAPKAPGHTVRSEFVKGGGIPDLIAIHQDASGTTKELALSYASAIGGGRTAIIETTFKDETETDLFGEQAVLCGGATALVQAGFETLTEAGYDPQMAYFECLHELKLIVDLMFEGGIADMRYSISNTAEYGDYIAGKRIINDESKAAMRELLKEIQDGRFAKDFILEGQAGYPRMNAERNNQRETLIEKTGVELREMMPWIAANKIVQQDKN